A stretch of the Tardiphaga sp. 709 genome encodes the following:
- a CDS encoding 6-carboxytetrahydropterin synthase gives MWELTKSFRFEAAHALSHTTLGEVSQEIHGHSFRAEVTIRGVPDPVTGMVMDLGLLDRSLDELRKTLDHKFLNKIEAIGIPTLENLSRFIWNRVADKAPVVRVGVFRDSCNESCVYFGPKG, from the coding sequence ATGTGGGAATTGACCAAATCGTTTCGCTTCGAGGCGGCGCATGCGCTGTCTCACACCACGCTGGGCGAAGTGAGCCAGGAAATCCATGGCCACTCCTTCCGCGCCGAAGTCACCATCCGCGGCGTGCCGGATCCCGTGACCGGCATGGTGATGGATCTCGGCTTGCTCGACCGCAGCCTCGATGAGTTGCGCAAGACGCTCGACCACAAGTTTCTCAACAAGATCGAAGCGATCGGCATTCCGACGCTGGAAAATCTCTCGCGCTTCATCTGGAACCGCGTCGCCGACAAGGCTCCGGTCGTCCGTGTCGGCGTGTTTCGCGACAGCTGTAATGAGAGCTGCGTGTATTTCGGGCCGAAGGGCTAG